The Sulfuricurvum sp. IAE1 DNA window GAGCAGAAAGCGACCGAAATCTTCGATTTGATCGAAGGGATCAGCAACGATCTCGCCGACGGCGAAAAACAGATCAAGAAAGTGGGCGGCGTATTACAGGGTAACATCGACCTTTTCGAAACCCTCAGCCAGAAATTCCCCCACGTCGACGCGTTCAAAACGCAGCTGGAGAAAAACCGTGAAGCGCAAAGCGAAGCCGACGCGATCCTCGATATGCTCCAAAACGGCGGGGACACGATCATGAACGTGATGGACATCATGCAATACCAGGATATCCACCGCCAGAAAATCGAACGGGTCATCAACGTCATGCGCGCCCTTTCCACCTACATGAATCACCTTTTCGCCGGTAAAATCGACGATTCCAAACGGGTTACTTCCGCCGTTCACCTCCCCGGCGACACAACGACCGACGACGTCGTCAGCAGCGACGATATCGAAGCCCTGCTCGCCTCTTTCGGGAAAAAATAGGCCTCTCATTCCGCGGGTTCCCCGCATCGGCCTGCAAATCTGCATCTAACCCCAAATTTTCATTCTCCTTGTAACTTTTTTTCGATAAAATTCGCCCACATTTTTAACAGACGGAAAACCCTTGAACAAAGTCGAACTCCTCTCTCCCGCGGGCAATCTCGAAAAGCTCAAAATCGCCATTGATTACGGTGCCGATGCCGTGTACGGCGGCGTGAGCCATTTTTCGCTCCGGATCCGTTCGGGGAAAGAGTTCGACATGGAGAGTTTCAAAGAGGGGATCGACTACGCCCATGCGCGGGGCAAAAAAGTCTACGTCACCATTAACGGTTTTCCGTTCAATTCGCAGCTGAAGCTCCTCAAAGAACACATTTCCCAGATGGCGTCACTGGAACCCGATGCGTTCATCGTCGCGACGCCGGGGGTCCTCAAACTCGCCCACCAGATCGCTCCGCACATTCCGCTGCACCTCTCGACGCAGGCAAACGTCATGAACGTGCTGGATGCGCAGGTATATTACGACATGGGCGCGCGGCGCATCATCGCGGCGCGCGAGATTTCGCTCAAAGACCTCCAGCAGATCAAAGCCGAACTCCCCGACCTCGAAATCGAAGTTTTCGTCCACGGATCGATGTGTTTTGCCTACAGCGGGCGCTGCCTCATCTCGACGCTCCAGAGCGGGCGTGTTCCCAACCGTGGAAGCTGCGCTAACGATTGCCGTTTCCCCTACGAAATGTACGCGGCCAATCCCGAAACGGGGACGCTTTTCAAGCTCGTCGAGGACGAAGGGGTCGGAACTTACATCATGAATTCCAAAGACCTCAACCTTGCCAGCCATATCAAGGAGATTCTGGATGCGGGGTGTGTCGATTCACTCAAAATCGAAGGACGCACCAAAGCCCCCTATTACGCCGCGATCACCGCAAAAGTCTATCGTCGTGCGATTGACGATTATTATGCCGGGCAATTCGACGGCGAGACGTACCAGCGCGAACTGAACACGATGCAAAACCGCGGTTTCACCGACGCCTACCTCATCAACCGCCCGTTCGAGAAACACGACACCCAGAATCTCGATTTCACGATGATGATGGGGACCCACCAGGTGAGCGGCCTCGTCGATGAGAGCGGAGAGTTTTTCGAATGCAAATACAAAACCTTCCCCGGCGATGCGATGGAGCTGGTCTTCCCCGAAGGATCACCCGTCGAAGCGGTCGAGAACGACATCGGACGTATCTGGGAGGAGGAAGGGGGATGGAAAATCTCCTTCAAACAACTCCTGGCCGAAAGCGGCAAGGTGTGGGACCAGGTCCACAGCGGCAACCTCAACCGTTTCGTCCTGCCGGCCAAATTGCCGCCGTTTACGTTTTTCCGTATTCCAGCTACCGAAGAAATGGGGGTGATAACCAAATGTTGAGATGCCCGAAGCGAAAGCTTTCCCGGGCCGGATTGATAAGCGATCTCTTCAGGAGACAATCGGTGCGCACGCATGCGCTTTAATTGCCAGAGTTTAAAATTCACATACGAGGAAGAGAACAGACAATGAAATTTGTATCAATCATCATGGGGAGCAAAAGCGATTTCGACGTTATGAAATCGTGCTCGGAAACACTCGAAGCGTTCGGCGTACAGTACGAACTGATCATCTCCTCGGCTCACCGCAGCCCGGAACGTACGAAAGACTATATCGCGAAAGCCGAAGCCAAAGGGGCGCAGGTTTTCATCGCCGCAGCCGGCATGGCGGCACACCTGGCGGGCGTTCTGGCTTCCAAAACGATCAAGCCGGTCATCGGGGTACCGATGAGCGCATCGGCACTGAGCGGTATCGACGCCCTCCTCTCCACGGTTCAGATGCCTGCGGGTATGCCGGTCGCGACCGTCGCCATCGGAAAAGCGGGAGCCATCAACTCGGCCTATCTCGCGATGCAGATCATGGCCCTCGAAAACGAAGAACTTCGCATGAAGCTTCAGGAAGACCGCATCTCCAAAGCGAAAAAAGTGGAGATGGATTCACTCGAAATCGAGACCATTCTATAAATTTTATACGACTGTCCGGCGAAGCCGGATCAGTCTACTCTGACATTATCTTTTTCCCCTTCTCTTAAACCGAATCGGCTTTTCGGTACACTTTTTGCTAAACTATTCAAAAGATTACACCTATTTAAAGGCGGTTAGGCATGCAGGGACATTGGATGAGTATCGACGAATACGCGCGGCTGGCGCAAATGGACCGAAGCGAGGTTGAGACGCTGATCGTTCGCGGAAAGCTCACCACCTTCGTCGAAGACGGAAAGGTACTCATCGACGCGACACAGGGGATGGCGGGAATCGTCCCCTCAACCCTGCATGAGCTCAGCGCGTCCGAAGCCGACGTTACGATGGGGGCCAATTTCGTCGAAAAGACGATCGGGACCATCATCAACCTCCACGAAAAAGTCCTCGTTGCCAAAGAAGAGACGATCGAATCGATCAAGAACGAAAACGAATTTCTCAAAGAGGCCCTCGCGTCACTTCAGGAGCTCTACGAAGAAGACCGCAAAACGATCGAAACCCTCACCGAACAGCTCCGTCTCTCCCAGCAGGAGGTCGAGTTCATGCGCCGCAAATACAAACTGATGTGGGGCAAAGTGATCGACGAGTACGGCACGGAAAAAGCGTGACCATCCAGCCCGAATGTATCGGGTGCATCGCCGCCCAAAGCCGTCGCGTATGCGATGCGATCCATGCCGATGAAACCCTGAGCGGCGAAATCACCCGCTATGTGGACGGGAAACTCGAAGAAGCCGATTTCTCCCTTTCACCTCCCGTTCTGGCCGCACCGCTTTATGAAGCGATGGCGCGTATCGCCGGAAAATACGATCTGTATGACGAACAAAAATGCCAGGCAACCGCGCAGGCGCGTGAATATCTTCCCTACCTTCGCGAAACGATCGAATCGGCTGAAGACCCGCTTACCGCCCTGCTGAAAACGGCGGTCGTCGGCAACGTCATCGATCTGGCGGCGGAAGTGAGTTTTGACCTTCACGACGCGATCAATTCGGTTTTCGACACCCCTTTTGCGCTTGATGATTCTCATGCTTTGCACCAAGCGCTTCAAAACGCGAAAACATTGCTCTACATCGGGGACAATACGGGAGAACACATTTTCGACGCTCTCGTCATCGAAAAGCTCTCGACCCTCTATCCCGGGTGTGCAATCACCTACGCGGTGCGCGGAAATCCCATCATAAACGACGTCACGATGAAAGAGGCCCGCGAGGCTGGGTTCGAGCGCTACTGTTCCCTTTGCGACAGCGGGGTTCCGACTCCGGGATTCGTCTACGAGCTGGCAACGCAAGAGGCCCGAAGCCTCTTCGACACGGCTGATCTGATCCTCGCCAAAGGGATGGGGAATTACGAATGCATGACCCCACAGCGCCGGAAAGGGATCGCCTTTTTACTCAAGGTAAAATGCTCCGTTGTCGCCGCTTCGCTGGGGCAAAACATCGGCGATATCGTCTGCAAATTCGACTGATTCAAAGGGCGCAGACCCGGTTTCTCCCCTCTTCTTTGGCCTGATACAAGGCACTGTCGGCACGCCCGACGACATCCTCCACACGATCGTCATCGCGCGATTCGCTGATCCCGAAACTGCAGGTAAGCGTGTGCACCGTCTCGAAATCGTATTCGTTGATAACACCGCGCAGTTTCTCGGCTACCTGACGCGCCCCCTCTATATCGGTTTCGGGACAGACGATGATGAATTCTTCACCGCCCCAACGTCCGACGGTATCGGTCCCGCGAACGTGGCTGCGCAGGATCTGCGCGATGCTGATGAGCGTCTTGTCCCCGACTAGGTGCCCGAACGTATCGTTGATCCGCTTGAACCAGTCGATGTCGAGGATGACGACCGCATAGGGACGGCGATGACGTTCGTAGTAGGCATGACATTCGGCCAGTTTCTCGTCGGTTTTGATCCGGTTGGGAAGCTGGGTGAGCGGATCGGTCGAAGCCATCTGCAAAAGTTTGCGGTTATAGCGTCCCAGTTCGAACTGCCTCCACATGAACAATGCAATCACCGCCAGTGCCCCAAAGCCGATTCCATACACCCAGCGATAGTCGATGGTGTCTTCGTACGTCACCGCGATGTAGCGGTTGAAAATCTTCTGCCGCTCGGCCGGAGTAATCGAATCGATCCCTTTGTCGATAATCGATTTGAGTTCGGGATAGTCGTTTCGGATCATCATCCGAACGTCGAACATGAACTCGGTCGTTCCCGAAATTTTCAAATCGACGTACGAGTATTCGTTCATCAAAAAGGCGACGACGGGAAGGATGTCGATCACCGCGTCAACACGTCCCGAACTGAGCAGTTTGAGTCCCTCTCGCGTGTCGTCCACCCCGACAATACGGATGGCGGGGTATTTTTTCGCGATCAGGGCAGCGATGCCGTAACCGTTTCCGATCGCGACGTTTTTCCCCTCCAACGCCGAAAGGCCCGGGAGAAAATCGATTTTTTTGTTGGTCACGATTACGTTTGGGAAAGAGGCGTAGGGTTTGGAGAAAAGGGCGTAGGGTTCTTTGTCGGGGGAAATCGACGTCCCCAGCGTCACGTCGGCCGATTTGGTCTTGATCGCATCGAGTACGCCGTTCCATGTCAGTGCAGGGGTAAACTCGGTTTGCATCCCGCTGCGTTTGACGACAAGTGCCCAGAAGTCGGCCGCGATCCCTTCGAGCGCGCCGCTTTGCGAACGGTAGTTGAAGGGGGGCCAGCTGAACGTAGAGGTGTAGCGTATCGTCCGCATCTGCAGCAAGGAACGCTCCTCGATGCTCAAAGGAAGAGCGATCCGCGAGGTATCTTCGTACAAAAATCCTCTCAGCCTCTTTTCGTCCTGCGGTATCCCCATCACTTTGTAAATATCCGAAATACGGCGGAATTTTTCGAGGTTCATGGCCCCCAGCGGCTGATTGCCCCGGTAAGCGAGCTCTTTGAGTATCTGCCCCTCGTAAACGAGGCTTGCGTACGATTTGTTCTGAGTGTTGTATCGGGTTTTGATCAGCCTTGCGGTCTCTTCGATATGGTCGAACGCGTACTGCCATCCCTTCAGGGTCGCGGTGACGAAGGCGCGCACCCGTTCGGGGTGGTGTTTGAGTTCCTTCTCGCTGGTAAAGAGTATATCGCTGTAAAAATCGAACCCGTACTGTTCGGGATTAAGGGCGTTGGTTTCGATCCCCTTTTCTTTGAGGGTGAACGGCTCGTTCGAAATATAGCACGCCATGACGTCGGTTTTTCCGTTGGCGATGTCGATGGGATTATAACTGTGCTCGATAAATTTGAGCTCTTCCATCCGCATTCCCTGCGAATTGACCATCGCGCGAATCGCAATCGTATCCTGAAAATCCTGCGTCATCATGATCCGTTTGCCGATCAGGTCTTTGGGACTTCGGATATTGGCTGATCGCGCGGAGAGCAACACGAAAGGGGAACTTTGAAAAATCGCCGCCAGTGCCACGACCGGTTTGCCCCTCATCCGGTCGACCAGAAGCGAGGAGCGTCCGATCCCGTATTCGGAGCGACCTTCCATCACCTCATCGATCGCAAGTCTTTTGGGATCAAAGGGGCGGATGGAAACGTCCAGCCCCGCTTCGGCGTAAAACCCTTTTTCCTTGGCCACGTAATACCCGGCGAACTGGAACTGGTCCGCCCATTGAAGCTGCACCGAAACTCTCTCGAGTGGCTTTTGGGCATGCAAAAACGCCGCACACACTAAAAAAAGTATCCAAAAACGGATCATTCCGCCTGCCTTGGTATTGGTTAGCCTTATAATAGGGGCAATTTGATTAAGAAAGCCTTTGGGGAGCGAACAAGATGGGGACGGGTTTTGGTATAATGGCACAATTTTTTTATCGGGATTTTCAATGATTACTTTCGGCGATCTGCTTTTGAAACTGCAACAATTCTGGAACGAACAGGGGTGCGCGGTCGTACAGCCCTACGACGTTGCCGCAGGGGCGGGAACGTTTCATCCCGCAACCTTCCTGCGCTCTTTGGATTCCCGGCCATGGTCGGTGGCATACGTCGCGCCCAGCCGTCGTCCCACCGACGGGCGCTACGGCGAAAATCCCAACCGCCTGGGAAGCTACTACCAGTTTCAGGTGCTGATCAAACCGAGCCCCGAAAATATCCAGGAACTTTATCTCAAAAGCCTCGAGTACCTCGGTCTTGACCTTGCACAGCACGATATCCGCTTCGTCGAGGACAACTGGGAATCCCCGACGCTGGGAGCCTGGGGACTGGGCTGGGAAGTATGGCTCAACGGTATGGAAGTGACACAGTTTACCTACTTCCAGCAAGTCGGAGGCGTCGCCTGCGATCCCGTGGCGGTCGAAATCACCTACGGTACGGAACGTCTGGCGATGTACCTGCAGGGGGTCGATACGGTCTTTGACATCGTCTGGAGTGAAAATGCCTTCGGAAAAACCCTTTACCGCGACATCCACAAGGAAGGGGAAATCGAATTCAGCAAATACAATTTCGAAATCGCTGATACCGCAATGCTCTTTGCCGATTTTGAAGCCAAAGCGGCCGAATGCAAACGGTGTCTGGATGCGGGGCTTCCCCTTCCCGCGTACGATCTGTGCATGATGGCCTCGCACACGTTCAACACCCTCGATGCGCGCAAAGCGATCTCGGTGACCGAACGGGCCAATTACATCCTCAAAATCCGCGAACTCGCGCGCGGATGTGCGGAACTCTACAAAGAGCAGGAAGAGGAGCGGATTCAAAGGGTCCGCTCCTGATCTCCCGGCCGGGCATTTCATCCTGCCCGAAAACTCCCCCCACGTTTAAATTTTAGCTACAATCGCCCCATGCAAACCCTGATCGGCCAAATCGACAAAATCATCTACGAGAACAACGGCTTCTTCATCGCGCGGCTGCGCAGCGGGGAGAAGATCAGCGCCCATTATTACGAGAGCGACGTCGCGCACCTTGAGGGGGCGGCGATCACGCTCAAAGGGGCGTGGGAGGAGCACGAGAAGTACGGCCGGAGCTTCCGGGCCGAATCGCTGCTGGTCAACCAGCATGAGCTCTTCTTTTTCCTCAACCGCGTCGTGAAAGGCTTTACGAAAAAGCTGACCGCCGAGCTGATCGAGCGCTACACCACCGAAGGGCTGATCGACATCCTCGACAACGACATCGACCGCCTCATGGAGATCAAGGGGATGAGCGCCAAACGGCTCGCCAAGCTCTCGGCCGGATGGAAACAGTTTCGCTCCATGCGGCTTCTGGGCGAATATCTCGCCCCCTTCGGGGTCACCCCCTCCCTGCTGCGCCTCATCGCCGAAGCGATGCGCGATGTCGGCGATCCGATCGAAGCGATCCGTGCCAACCCCTACGGCCTGATGCGGATCAACGGGATCGGTTTCAAAAAAGCCGACGAAATCGCCGTCCAGATGGGAATAGGAATCCATGATCCCCGCCGTATCCAGGCCGCCATGGAATACACGCTGGGCGAATATTGCGACGCTGAGGGGAACAGCTGCATCGAGCGCGAAACCCTCTACGACAAACTCGACCTGCTGCTCGAACTCGGAGATCACACCCCCTACGACGAAGCGCTTGAAGACCGCATCCGCGAGGGGAGCATCGTCCGTCTCCGCAGCGGCAAGCTCGCCCCGACACGGATTTTCGAGGCCGAACAGTTTCTCCTGGAGCAGTTTTGCAAACGGGGAAAGCCCCTTTTCCCCGAGCTATGCGATGACCTGGCCGCTTTTTTGTCCGAGCGGGGCCTAAATCTGGGCGAACAGCAGTACAAAGCGCTCGAAGCCATCAATTCGGGAACCGGACTCCTCTTTCTCGTAGGATACGCCGGAACCGGGAAAAGCACGACGGCCAAAGCACTGCTCGATCTGCTCAGCCTCCGCCATGATGCCGCGCTGATCATGACCTGCGCGCTGAGCGGCATCGCTTCCCAGCGGATACGGGAGCGGAGCGGTTATCAGAGTTCCACGATCCAAAGCCTGCTGGTACGGTTCGAGTCCCACGACGAAATGCCCTACAAGGTGGTCCTGATCGACGAAGCCTCGATGATCAATTCGACCCTTTTTGCCCGCCTGATCGCCAAAATATCTTCCGATGCGATCGTCATCGTCGTCGGCGACGATGCCCAGCTCCCCCCGATCGGCGCGGGCAATCCTCTCAGCGACGCCATCGCGCTGAACCTGGCTCCGACGGTGACGCTCACCCATATTTACCGTCAGCGCGACGACCAGGCCATCGCCCTCATCGCCAACGATATCCGGCAGGGAAAAATCCCCTCCTATCGCGAAGCCTACGACGACTTCGCCTTTTTCCCCGTCGAACTTCCCAACCGCCATGCCCTCAAAAACAGCCTCGGGGCCGACGCGTTTTCCGAAGCGATCCAGACGCTTGCCCACAACACTCTCGCCCGAATCGCCGAAGTGACGCTCGAGCACCTGGCCGATTCCCGCGAGAAACTACGCGCCAAAGAGATCCGCGACTACCTGAGCGCCTTCCAGGTCCTTTCCCCGATGCGCTCGAACACGCTGGGGGTAGAGAATCTCAACACCGTGCTGCAGGAGTATTTCAACCCCAATCCGAAAAAGAAAATCGCAACCCGAAAAGGGGAGCTGCGCCTGATGGACAAGGTGGTCCACGTCAAAAACGAAAACATCCTCTCCTACACCCCAGACGAGTTCAAAGAGGGGGGTGAACCGAGCGAACGGCGTATTTTCAACGGGATGTGCGGACTGCTGTTCCGGATCGATGACGAGGACGAGCTCGCGTTCGTCTACTACCCAAACGAAGAGCTGATCGTGCAGTACAAGGTCGAAGGGATCGGGGAGCTGCTCAACCTCTCCTACGCCCTGAGCATCCACAAAGTGCAGGGGATGGAGTACGACACCGTCGTCATCGTCATGAGCTTCTCCCATCACATCATGCTCAACGCCAAACTGCTCTACACCGCCGTAACGAGGGCCAAGCGCCGCTGCATCGTCATCGGCGAAAGCGGAGCTTTCGAATCGGCGTCACGCCGCCTGGAGCACACGAAACGTGCGACCGTCATGCAAGAACTAGCTAAAGGATAAAAATTTTCCTTTAGAAAAGATATGCTATACTGATTCCATCAAAATTTTCTTCCAAAGGATTCCGCATGAAAGCACTGATGATTTCAGCCGTTGTCGCGACCGCCCTTGCAGGTGCGTCGCTTGTCGACGAAGCCAAAAACGCCGGCCTCAAGCCGATCCCGGCCAACAAAAAAGCGGTCGAGAAACTCACTTCGAATCCCAAAAACCCTACTACCGCAGCCAAAGCGGAACTGGGGAAAATGCTCTATTTCGATCCCCGCCTCTCCAAAAGCGGCCTCGTGAGCTGTAATACCTGCCACAATCTCGCCCTCGGCGGAAGCGACGG harbors:
- a CDS encoding peptidase U32 family protein; translated protein: MNKVELLSPAGNLEKLKIAIDYGADAVYGGVSHFSLRIRSGKEFDMESFKEGIDYAHARGKKVYVTINGFPFNSQLKLLKEHISQMASLEPDAFIVATPGVLKLAHQIAPHIPLHLSTQANVMNVLDAQVYYDMGARRIIAAREISLKDLQQIKAELPDLEIEVFVHGSMCFAYSGRCLISTLQSGRVPNRGSCANDCRFPYEMYAANPETGTLFKLVEDEGVGTYIMNSKDLNLASHIKEILDAGCVDSLKIEGRTKAPYYAAITAKVYRRAIDDYYAGQFDGETYQRELNTMQNRGFTDAYLINRPFEKHDTQNLDFTMMMGTHQVSGLVDESGEFFECKYKTFPGDAMELVFPEGSPVEAVENDIGRIWEEEGGWKISFKQLLAESGKVWDQVHSGNLNRFVLPAKLPPFTFFRIPATEEMGVITKC
- a CDS encoding ABC transporter substrate-binding protein: MIRFWILFLVCAAFLHAQKPLERVSVQLQWADQFQFAGYYVAKEKGFYAEAGLDVSIRPFDPKRLAIDEVMEGRSEYGIGRSSLLVDRMRGKPVVALAAIFQSSPFVLLSARSANIRSPKDLIGKRIMMTQDFQDTIAIRAMVNSQGMRMEELKFIEHSYNPIDIANGKTDVMACYISNEPFTLKEKGIETNALNPEQYGFDFYSDILFTSEKELKHHPERVRAFVTATLKGWQYAFDHIEETARLIKTRYNTQNKSYASLVYEGQILKELAYRGNQPLGAMNLEKFRRISDIYKVMGIPQDEKRLRGFLYEDTSRIALPLSIEERSLLQMRTIRYTSTFSWPPFNYRSQSGALEGIAADFWALVVKRSGMQTEFTPALTWNGVLDAIKTKSADVTLGTSISPDKEPYALFSKPYASFPNVIVTNKKIDFLPGLSALEGKNVAIGNGYGIAALIAKKYPAIRIVGVDDTREGLKLLSSGRVDAVIDILPVVAFLMNEYSYVDLKISGTTEFMFDVRMMIRNDYPELKSIIDKGIDSITPAERQKIFNRYIAVTYEDTIDYRWVYGIGFGALAVIALFMWRQFELGRYNRKLLQMASTDPLTQLPNRIKTDEKLAECHAYYERHRRPYAVVILDIDWFKRINDTFGHLVGDKTLISIAQILRSHVRGTDTVGRWGGEEFIIVCPETDIEGARQVAEKLRGVINEYDFETVHTLTCSFGISESRDDDRVEDVVGRADSALYQAKEEGRNRVCAL
- the purE gene encoding 5-(carboxyamino)imidazole ribonucleotide mutase encodes the protein MKFVSIIMGSKSDFDVMKSCSETLEAFGVQYELIISSAHRSPERTKDYIAKAEAKGAQVFIAAAGMAAHLAGVLASKTIKPVIGVPMSASALSGIDALLSTVQMPAGMPVATVAIGKAGAINSAYLAMQIMALENEELRMKLQEDRISKAKKVEMDSLEIETIL
- the glyQ gene encoding glycine--tRNA ligase subunit alpha, yielding MITFGDLLLKLQQFWNEQGCAVVQPYDVAAGAGTFHPATFLRSLDSRPWSVAYVAPSRRPTDGRYGENPNRLGSYYQFQVLIKPSPENIQELYLKSLEYLGLDLAQHDIRFVEDNWESPTLGAWGLGWEVWLNGMEVTQFTYFQQVGGVACDPVAVEITYGTERLAMYLQGVDTVFDIVWSENAFGKTLYRDIHKEGEIEFSKYNFEIADTAMLFADFEAKAAECKRCLDAGLPLPAYDLCMMASHTFNTLDARKAISVTERANYILKIRELARGCAELYKEQEEERIQRVRS
- a CDS encoding DUF89 domain-containing protein encodes the protein MTIQPECIGCIAAQSRRVCDAIHADETLSGEITRYVDGKLEEADFSLSPPVLAAPLYEAMARIAGKYDLYDEQKCQATAQAREYLPYLRETIESAEDPLTALLKTAVVGNVIDLAAEVSFDLHDAINSVFDTPFALDDSHALHQALQNAKTLLYIGDNTGEHIFDALVIEKLSTLYPGCAITYAVRGNPIINDVTMKEAREAGFERYCSLCDSGVPTPGFVYELATQEARSLFDTADLILAKGMGNYECMTPQRRKGIAFLLKVKCSVVAASLGQNIGDIVCKFD
- a CDS encoding AAA family ATPase, whose translation is MQTLIGQIDKIIYENNGFFIARLRSGEKISAHYYESDVAHLEGAAITLKGAWEEHEKYGRSFRAESLLVNQHELFFFLNRVVKGFTKKLTAELIERYTTEGLIDILDNDIDRLMEIKGMSAKRLAKLSAGWKQFRSMRLLGEYLAPFGVTPSLLRLIAEAMRDVGDPIEAIRANPYGLMRINGIGFKKADEIAVQMGIGIHDPRRIQAAMEYTLGEYCDAEGNSCIERETLYDKLDLLLELGDHTPYDEALEDRIREGSIVRLRSGKLAPTRIFEAEQFLLEQFCKRGKPLFPELCDDLAAFLSERGLNLGEQQYKALEAINSGTGLLFLVGYAGTGKSTTAKALLDLLSLRHDAALIMTCALSGIASQRIRERSGYQSSTIQSLLVRFESHDEMPYKVVLIDEASMINSTLFARLIAKISSDAIVIVVGDDAQLPPIGAGNPLSDAIALNLAPTVTLTHIYRQRDDQAIALIANDIRQGKIPSYREAYDDFAFFPVELPNRHALKNSLGADAFSEAIQTLAHNTLARIAEVTLEHLADSREKLRAKEIRDYLSAFQVLSPMRSNTLGVENLNTVLQEYFNPNPKKKIATRKGELRLMDKVVHVKNENILSYTPDEFKEGGEPSERRIFNGMCGLLFRIDDEDELAFVYYPNEELIVQYKVEGIGELLNLSYALSIHKVQGMEYDTVVIVMSFSHHIMLNAKLLYTAVTRAKRRCIVIGESGAFESASRRLEHTKRATVMQELAKG
- a CDS encoding chemotaxis protein gives rise to the protein MTQEELDALMNGDMDLDETFEESETSQPDAAESEEAPSDEPDPHSYRVSALHSWPPPPPTDDNKMVHQLDDVTKESEQKATEIFDLIEGISNDLADGEKQIKKVGGVLQGNIDLFETLSQKFPHVDAFKTQLEKNREAQSEADAILDMLQNGGDTIMNVMDIMQYQDIHRQKIERVINVMRALSTYMNHLFAGKIDDSKRVTSAVHLPGDTTTDDVVSSDDIEALLASFGKK
- a CDS encoding DUF3972 domain-containing protein, with protein sequence MQGHWMSIDEYARLAQMDRSEVETLIVRGKLTTFVEDGKVLIDATQGMAGIVPSTLHELSASEADVTMGANFVEKTIGTIINLHEKVLVAKEETIESIKNENEFLKEALASLQELYEEDRKTIETLTEQLRLSQQEVEFMRRKYKLMWGKVIDEYGTEKA